A single window of Psychromonas ingrahamii 37 DNA harbors:
- the glk gene encoding glucokinase yields MKQVSLVGDVGGTNARLALCDLETGSISHSLTYSGLDYPSLEAVVRVYLDQQSLRIEQACIGIACPIDGDQVSMTNHSWAFSIKQMQENLGLKKLTIINDFTAVSMAIPVLGADDKVQLGGGLARSGKPIAVYGAGTGLGVAHLVQSCDRWLSLPGEGGHVDMASCTEQEDALIQQLRLELGHVSAERLLSGPGLVNIYKGLVTSDHRVPEILTPKQISDRALSGECHDCHRALSLFCVLMGRFAGNLALNLGTFGGVYIAGGLVPRFLEFFKASGFREAFADKGRFKEHLEAIPVYVITHSQPGLLGAGAYLRQSLGITL; encoded by the coding sequence ATGAAACAGGTTAGTTTGGTCGGCGATGTGGGCGGCACTAATGCACGTCTGGCATTATGTGATCTGGAAACGGGCAGCATTTCTCACTCTCTGACCTATTCAGGTCTTGATTATCCCTCTCTGGAGGCTGTGGTGCGAGTCTATCTGGATCAACAATCGTTGCGTATTGAGCAGGCATGCATTGGCATCGCCTGTCCCATTGATGGGGATCAAGTCTCGATGACTAACCATAGCTGGGCATTTTCAATCAAACAGATGCAGGAAAATCTTGGCCTAAAAAAGCTGACTATTATTAATGATTTTACTGCGGTATCGATGGCGATTCCGGTGCTTGGTGCTGATGACAAAGTTCAGTTGGGAGGCGGTTTAGCCCGTTCCGGTAAACCCATTGCTGTCTACGGGGCGGGCACGGGGCTTGGCGTTGCACATCTGGTGCAGTCTTGCGATCGCTGGTTAAGTTTACCGGGTGAAGGAGGGCATGTGGATATGGCGAGTTGTACTGAGCAAGAGGATGCGCTGATTCAGCAGCTGCGGCTCGAGCTGGGGCATGTTTCAGCGGAAAGGCTGCTTTCCGGACCGGGACTGGTTAATATCTATAAGGGTTTAGTGACCTCCGATCATCGGGTGCCTGAAATATTAACGCCCAAGCAGATTTCAGATCGCGCGCTTTCTGGAGAGTGCCATGATTGCCATCGGGCACTGAGCCTTTTTTGTGTATTGATGGGACGCTTTGCCGGTAATCTGGCGCTCAATCTTGGCACTTTCGGCGGTGTTTATATTGCCGGTGGCCTAGTGCCTCGCTTCCTTGAGTTTTTTAAAGCCTCTGGTTTCCGCGAGGCTTTTGCAGACAAAGGGCGTTTTAAAGAACATCTGGAGGCCATTCCCGTTTACGTAATTACCCATTCGCAGCCGGGTTTACTGGGTGCTGGCGCCTATCTGCGTCAGTCCCTGGGAATCACTCTTTAA
- a CDS encoding glycoside hydrolase family 13 protein yields MTIVMTMDAKKNETGTVPESDKKWWHNAVVYQIYPHSFMDANHDGIGDLAGIISKLDYLKQLGINVIWLSPVFKSPMDDNGYDISDYQDIASEFGTLEEMNKLIAEAAKRDIRIIMDLVINHSSDEHPWFIESRKSKDNFYRDYYIWREPKADGSAPNDFKSYFGGSAWEFDGTTGQYYFHQFSKKQPDLNWDNPKVQEEVHKMINWWLDRGIGGFRMDVIDLIGKDVDKQIMTNGPRLHPLLQEMNKATFGGRDLLTVGEAWSATPETAKLYSDPARDELSMVFQFEHITITFDPEQGKWKPRPFDLLEFKQVISKWQTELADCGWNSLFWNNHDLPRAVSKYGDPGCYRVQSAKMLATALHFLKGIPYIYQGEEIGMTNVHFDAIEDYQDIETLNLYQERIAAGVSHEDMMQGIHENGRDNARTPMQWDSSLNSGFSDGNPWLKLNPNYTEINVESALDDPDSIFYHYQKLVQLRKTHEVMVYGDYQPLFVEHKKVFSYQRQLGNEKVIVINNFTNEPLELTLPKPLQGLKGQCLISNYAPRKQLSESLALAPYESFALLIKPC; encoded by the coding sequence ATGACAATTGTGATGACAATGGATGCTAAAAAAAATGAGACTGGCACAGTACCTGAATCAGATAAAAAATGGTGGCATAATGCCGTCGTTTATCAGATCTACCCTCATAGTTTTATGGATGCCAATCATGATGGCATAGGCGATTTGGCGGGGATCATCAGTAAACTTGATTACCTCAAGCAATTAGGCATTAATGTTATCTGGTTATCGCCGGTGTTCAAGTCTCCGATGGATGATAACGGTTATGATATTTCCGACTATCAGGATATCGCCTCAGAATTCGGCACGTTAGAGGAAATGAATAAGCTGATTGCTGAAGCTGCGAAACGTGATATCCGTATTATTATGGATCTGGTGATCAACCACAGCAGTGACGAGCATCCCTGGTTTATTGAGTCAAGAAAATCTAAAGATAACTTTTATCGCGATTATTACATTTGGCGTGAGCCAAAAGCCGATGGCTCAGCGCCGAATGATTTCAAATCTTATTTTGGCGGCAGTGCTTGGGAGTTTGATGGTACTACGGGGCAATATTATTTCCACCAGTTCTCTAAAAAGCAGCCGGATCTAAACTGGGATAATCCCAAGGTGCAGGAAGAGGTGCATAAGATGATCAACTGGTGGTTAGACCGTGGCATAGGTGGTTTCCGGATGGATGTGATCGACTTGATTGGCAAGGATGTGGATAAGCAGATTATGACCAACGGGCCGCGCCTGCATCCACTATTGCAAGAGATGAATAAAGCAACTTTTGGTGGGCGCGATTTACTGACCGTCGGTGAAGCGTGGAGCGCAACCCCGGAGACTGCCAAGCTGTATTCCGATCCGGCCCGCGATGAACTCTCCATGGTGTTTCAGTTTGAGCATATCACCATCACCTTTGATCCCGAGCAAGGTAAATGGAAACCTCGGCCGTTTGATCTGCTGGAGTTCAAGCAGGTAATCAGCAAGTGGCAAACTGAACTTGCTGATTGTGGTTGGAACTCGTTGTTCTGGAATAACCATGATCTGCCGCGCGCGGTTTCAAAATATGGCGATCCGGGGTGCTACCGCGTGCAGTCCGCTAAAATGCTGGCGACTGCGCTGCATTTCCTCAAAGGTATACCGTATATCTATCAGGGAGAAGAGATAGGCATGACCAATGTGCATTTCGATGCCATTGAGGATTATCAGGATATTGAAACCCTGAATCTTTATCAGGAGCGTATTGCAGCGGGCGTCTCGCATGAGGATATGATGCAGGGGATCCATGAAAATGGTCGTGACAATGCCCGCACACCTATGCAGTGGGATAGCAGCCTTAACAGCGGTTTTAGTGATGGTAACCCCTGGCTTAAGCTCAATCCAAATTATACCGAAATTAATGTCGAGTCGGCATTGGATGATCCTGATTCCATTTTTTACCACTACCAAAAACTGGTTCAGTTGCGCAAGACCCACGAGGTAATGGTCTATGGTGATTATCAGCCATTGTTTGTTGAGCATAAAAAGGTATTTTCCTACCAGCGGCAGTTAGGTAATGAGAAAGTTATCGTTATTAATAACTTCACGAATGAGCCGCTGGAGCTGACCTTGCCAAAACCACTGCAGGGATTGAAAGGGCAATGCCTGATTAGCAATTATGCGCCGCGTAAGCAGTTAAGCGAGTCACTCGCGCTTGCACCCTATGAGTCTTTTGCACTGCTCATTAAGCCGTGTTAA
- a CDS encoding DUF3024 domain-containing protein codes for MMAFTETERKKYEHLVANLIESRRRQATENGFDLSYIFDNQSIELFEIHPSTHNEQGFFHSSVAKITFIRTTHIWKISWMRGSLKWQVYRINSKVNKLSEALFIVNEDQDGCFWKLSSAT; via the coding sequence ATGATGGCGTTTACTGAAACGGAAAGAAAAAAGTATGAGCATTTGGTCGCTAACCTTATTGAAAGTCGGAGAAGGCAAGCTACTGAGAATGGTTTTGATCTGAGTTATATATTTGATAATCAAAGTATCGAGTTATTTGAGATTCATCCTAGTACTCACAATGAACAAGGTTTCTTTCATTCATCCGTTGCAAAAATTACATTTATTAGGACAACTCATATATGGAAAATATCCTGGATGAGAGGTAGCTTAAAATGGCAGGTTTATAGAATAAATTCAAAAGTTAATAAACTCAGTGAAGCATTATTTATTGTTAATGAAGATCAAGACGGTTGTTTTTGGAAGTTGTCATCGGCAACATAA
- a CDS encoding NACHT domain-containing protein, whose product MLDDIIKKATGGLDGLVDDLVKSATGKVKEKISEAFAINKLQYFKDNVARIGQVKTILHPDSIVHLTDIFFDQAVLFNDEYIESFSQFGDKQVLVEGGPGQGKSLYLRKLCLKEGTGNSYIPIFIEFRNLRYKNKLKEEIMDAIEDLGVKLDNTLFDFLAKSEKILLLLDGFDEVPNNERKRVARELETIVRTYPKLRVVISSRPDSGMGSSFYFSKKKISPMTLVTQQDFVKHLYKADRQSESINNILSNSSFISEITTTPLLLTLFTITYNTRQFKPDSLAEFYSLIFPTMLYRHDRMKIGFERERKAGLTDYQMQRLFDSISFLSLHDNNTRFPVLQFQGYLERAAKLERLPENIEDLLIDDITSITALIIRDGFNYFSFTHKSIQEYFASVFIFRLPESRKKSFYNLVITDFDEFRKWQNTLSFLETIDERNYTKYFSIPYKKKALCLNSKSIVNINYLSLLKLIGGDSKVCVDESGEIKEIYWGDTLSSVLYVEYSDFAKKNILQFLANNKLMIANLLSYCDESDYTNFQQFNGYFTIEIDKLMRLCKIQKDASKYLSEKFELSKFKSEVLEMEFELNKSDLATDEILPF is encoded by the coding sequence ATGCTCGATGATATTATTAAAAAAGCAACGGGTGGACTTGATGGCTTAGTCGATGACTTGGTTAAGTCTGCAACAGGAAAAGTTAAAGAGAAGATTTCTGAAGCTTTTGCAATTAATAAACTTCAATATTTTAAAGATAATGTTGCTCGTATAGGTCAAGTAAAAACAATATTACATCCTGATTCTATCGTACATTTAACTGATATATTTTTTGATCAGGCAGTTTTATTTAATGATGAATATATAGAATCATTTAGTCAATTTGGCGATAAACAAGTTTTAGTTGAGGGAGGGCCAGGACAAGGTAAATCTTTATATCTGAGAAAACTGTGTTTAAAAGAAGGTACTGGGAATTCTTATATTCCTATTTTTATTGAGTTTAGGAATCTCAGGTATAAAAATAAGCTTAAAGAGGAAATAATGGATGCTATAGAAGATTTAGGTGTCAAATTAGACAATACTCTTTTTGACTTTCTAGCTAAATCAGAAAAAATACTATTACTCTTAGATGGATTTGATGAAGTTCCTAATAATGAAAGAAAAAGAGTTGCACGAGAACTCGAAACAATAGTTCGCACGTATCCAAAACTACGAGTAGTTATATCATCTAGACCTGATTCTGGTATGGGCTCATCATTTTATTTTTCTAAAAAAAAGATTAGTCCCATGACATTAGTAACACAACAAGATTTTGTGAAGCATCTATATAAGGCGGATAGACAATCAGAAAGTATAAATAATATATTATCTAATAGTAGTTTTATTTCAGAAATTACAACCACTCCACTGTTACTCACATTATTTACAATCACATATAATACGCGTCAGTTCAAACCAGATAGTCTAGCTGAATTTTACAGCCTAATATTCCCTACTATGCTTTATCGCCATGACAGAATGAAGATCGGTTTTGAGCGAGAAAGAAAAGCAGGGCTAACTGATTATCAGATGCAGCGTTTATTTGATTCAATCAGTTTTTTATCTCTTCATGATAACAACACTCGGTTTCCTGTATTGCAATTTCAAGGTTATCTCGAAAGAGCAGCAAAACTTGAAAGATTACCTGAGAATATTGAAGATCTTCTTATTGATGATATTACTAGCATAACTGCATTGATAATCCGAGATGGATTTAATTATTTCTCATTTACTCATAAAAGTATTCAAGAATATTTTGCTTCCGTCTTTATTTTTCGATTGCCTGAAAGTAGAAAAAAAAGTTTTTACAATTTAGTCATAACCGATTTTGATGAATTTAGAAAATGGCAAAATACATTATCATTTTTAGAAACTATAGATGAACGAAACTATACAAAATATTTTTCAATTCCGTATAAGAAAAAGGCTCTTTGCTTAAATAGTAAATCAATAGTAAATATCAATTATCTTTCATTGCTTAAATTAATAGGGGGTGATTCAAAAGTGTGTGTAGATGAATCAGGAGAAATCAAAGAGATATATTGGGGTGATACATTATCATCAGTTTTATATGTAGAGTATTCTGATTTTGCTAAAAAAAATATATTGCAATTCTTAGCTAATAATAAACTAATGATTGCGAATCTTTTATCTTATTGTGATGAATCTGATTATACTAATTTTCAACAGTTCAATGGATATTTTACAATTGAAATCGACAAGCTTATGAGGCTGTGTAAAATTCAAAAAGATGCTAGTAAGTATTTGTCGGAAAAATTCGAACTTAGTAAATTTAAATCTGAGGTGCTAGAAATGGAATTTGAACTTAATAAATCAGATCTTGCCACAGATGAGATATTGCCTTTCTAA
- a CDS encoding DUF2999 domain-containing protein yields MNPIIETLKDHNVTDEKITEVFEALTENPLAAMTIIQTLGIPQDKLQPLLMTVMTNPDLLTQAIEELNLDFSKLEAATAKLQETK; encoded by the coding sequence ATGAACCCAATTATTGAAACCCTAAAAGATCACAACGTAACTGATGAGAAAATCACGGAAGTATTTGAAGCTTTAACGGAAAATCCATTAGCTGCAATGACTATCATTCAAACCTTAGGTATTCCTCAAGATAAACTGCAACCGCTGCTGATGACAGTGATGACCAACCCGGATTTACTCACACAAGCCATTGAAGAATTAAATTTAGATTTTTCAAAATTAGAAGCTGCAACAGCTAAACTGCAAGAAACTAAATAA
- the hflX gene encoding GTPase HflX, with amino-acid sequence MTIPTTEKSVTRALLISIRTPDVSLQEVEESLAELSRLVSTLGFSVVATKTQRQRSTKQLSVLGSGKLEELAELTSESEDQSQLDFNPDELSALIAAGDIQEQANVAVFDCELSPNQIRHVEAALGVEVYDRTRVIIEIFSKHARTRTAKLQVEIARLNYLTPRLRDENSGDRERQKGSWIGESAFEINSRRIRDKIADLKREIKKLQEEMQGRRSSRVEQLCVALVGYTNAGKSSLMRALTDSEVLVEDKLFATLDTTVRTLQPPTQPRILISDTVGFIKKLPHDLVASFHSTLEEAKDADLLLYVVDASDENFTAQLAVVDHVLAELNVDASNRLLLLNKVDCISEERQLALLEQYPDALQISARNKGDVALVHQEIQDFLEKKMCPACFHIPYTASGVMGEIHSKMQVTDEQYHEDGMRITLKATPVALERLHKMLQSSF; translated from the coding sequence ATGACGATTCCAACAACAGAAAAATCAGTCACCCGCGCCCTATTAATTTCTATTCGCACACCTGATGTCAGCCTGCAGGAAGTGGAGGAATCATTAGCTGAATTAAGCCGTTTAGTGAGCACCTTAGGTTTTTCTGTGGTAGCGACTAAAACGCAGCGACAAAGATCGACCAAACAGCTGTCAGTATTGGGCTCCGGAAAACTGGAAGAATTAGCCGAATTAACCAGTGAGTCTGAAGATCAATCGCAGTTAGACTTTAACCCGGATGAATTAAGCGCATTAATAGCCGCAGGCGACATTCAGGAACAGGCAAATGTGGCGGTCTTTGATTGCGAACTGAGCCCCAATCAAATACGCCATGTTGAAGCGGCATTAGGGGTAGAGGTTTACGATCGTACCCGCGTGATTATTGAAATCTTTAGTAAACACGCACGGACCCGCACCGCTAAACTACAGGTAGAAATAGCGCGACTTAATTACTTAACACCCAGATTACGTGATGAAAACAGTGGCGATCGCGAACGTCAAAAAGGCAGTTGGATAGGTGAAAGTGCCTTTGAAATTAACAGTCGCCGTATTCGCGATAAAATAGCCGATCTAAAACGTGAGATAAAAAAACTGCAGGAAGAGATGCAGGGCAGGCGCAGTAGTCGTGTCGAGCAATTGTGTGTGGCGTTAGTGGGTTATACCAATGCCGGAAAATCATCTTTAATGCGCGCCCTGACGGACTCGGAAGTGTTAGTTGAAGATAAATTATTTGCCACCTTAGATACCACAGTACGTACCCTGCAGCCGCCAACACAGCCGCGAATTTTAATATCAGACACCGTGGGTTTTATCAAAAAGCTGCCCCATGATTTAGTGGCCTCATTTCATTCAACTCTGGAAGAAGCAAAAGATGCGGATTTATTGCTTTATGTGGTCGATGCCTCGGATGAAAACTTCACGGCTCAATTAGCCGTTGTTGATCATGTATTAGCAGAGTTAAATGTCGATGCCAGCAACAGACTATTATTACTGAATAAGGTCGATTGTATCAGTGAAGAGCGCCAATTAGCGCTGCTAGAGCAATACCCCGATGCGCTGCAAATTAGTGCGCGCAATAAAGGTGATGTCGCCCTGGTACATCAGGAAATTCAAGATTTTCTGGAAAAGAAAATGTGCCCCGCCTGTTTTCATATTCCCTACACTGCCAGTGGGGTGATGGGCGAAATTCACAGTAAAATGCAGGTAACAGATGAGCAATATCATGAAGATGGTATGCGTATAACCCTAAAAGCGACCCCGGTTGCCTTGGAGCGACTGCATAAAATGCTGCAAAGCTCTTTTTAA
- a CDS encoding alpha-hydroxy-acid oxidizing protein: protein MQVKVDVQLDVAQLQTTLRSIKVAGLLRISLITQKMITLLFIADGAIERSTDIYKALALGPNTVMVGRPQLYALAVAGALGVAHMLRVLREELEVTMAMIGTSSIDDITEDTLYRSDY, encoded by the coding sequence GTGCAGGTTAAAGTGGATGTGCAGCTTGATGTTGCGCAACTGCAAACCACACTGCGCAGTATTAAGGTGGCCGGATTACTGCGTATCTCTTTGATTACACAAAAAATGATTACCCTATTATTTATTGCCGATGGTGCGATTGAGCGTAGTACCGATATTTATAAAGCGCTTGCTCTGGGCCCAAATACCGTAATGGTCGGCAGGCCGCAGCTTTATGCGCTGGCAGTGGCTGGTGCTTTAGGGGTTGCCCATATGCTGCGGGTACTTCGAGAAGAGCTGGAAGTCACCATGGCGATGATAGGCACATCAAGCATTGACGATATAACCGAAGACACGCTTTACCGAAGTGATTATTAA